CTTATTGAAGTATCAGATATACTCAAAGATAAATCTAAATTTGCAGATGCAATAGCACGTTCTATGTCTTTTAACAAACTCTTATCCCACGGTTCTATTACAAGCATTGTTGTCTCTGGAACAGAAATAGATGCTACTTGTTTTAATGGCGTTCTTGTTCCATAGCTATCCACAAAAACTCCTTCAAGTAAAAGTGGAGTTGCTCTACCTACTTTTAATTTTTCAATTTCATCTTTGAAATGTGAAATAGCTTTTTGAAAATCCTCATTGTGAATTTCTATAAATTGTGACATAAATTTTATTTACTCTGTAATCGAGTTTAGCTCGACTAAATGAGATTATTAATTATTAATTTATTTTTTTATTTCTCTTACTCCAATAAATATAATGTTAGAATCCAATGGACTTATCATCATATCAACAGGTGTTTTTGATGTTTTTAATGATTCATTTGTCCATTCATCTCCCCCATCAGAACTCTTATACAAAGCCTTTGCAGTAGTATAATATATTTCTTTTGCATTGTTTGGGTTCATAGCAATAGAATATATATTTATAGCATTAGGTTTTGTAAGTAATTTATATTCTTTCCAACTGACACCTCCG
This Patescibacteria group bacterium DNA region includes the following protein-coding sequences:
- the frr gene encoding ribosome recycling factor — encoded protein: MSQFIEIHNEDFQKAISHFKDEIEKLKVGRATPLLLEGVFVDSYGTRTPLKQVASISVPETTMLVIEPWDKSLLKDIERAIASANLDLSLSISDTSIRAKVQALTEEKRIHIVKLLHEIKENAKVSLRQVREKIKKQIEQQEKDKEISEDDRFNYIKELDEVVKLKTQELEEISKKKEEEIMKI